The Geothrix sp. genome has a window encoding:
- a CDS encoding DUF1015 family protein: MSQLKPFRAHRPRPELAAQVAAVPYDVVNTQEAAELAKGNPHSFLHVGRPEIDLPAGIDIHADEVYAKGVANLRGLIENGTLFQENTPCLYVYQQRMGDHVQAGLVGLCSVEEYENGTIKRHEFTRKDKEDDRTRHVTEQGANAEPVFLTYKAVPYIDHIVNDIRKQPPVYDVVTPDGIGHTVWVVSGETVVYELVNLFNGVPALYIADGHHRTAAAIRYAQARRAAAGASATGDEPFESFMAVVFPHDQLKIMDYNRVVKDLNGLTQDAFLAKVKDKFEVAVSAHRAPQAPTTFGMYLGGTWYELKAKPGSFPAADPVRGLDVSILQENLLNPILGIDDPRTNTRIDFVGGIRGMDELERRVKEGCAVAFSVYPTSLTQLMSVADAGEVMPPKSTWFEPKLRSGLLVRMYEG; encoded by the coding sequence ATGTCCCAGCTGAAGCCGTTCCGCGCCCACCGCCCCCGGCCTGAACTCGCCGCCCAGGTGGCCGCCGTGCCCTACGATGTGGTGAACACCCAGGAGGCCGCCGAGCTGGCCAAGGGCAACCCCCACTCCTTCCTCCATGTGGGCCGCCCCGAGATCGACCTGCCCGCGGGCATCGACATCCATGCCGACGAGGTCTATGCCAAGGGCGTGGCCAACCTCCGCGGCCTGATCGAGAACGGCACCCTGTTCCAGGAGAACACGCCCTGCCTCTATGTCTATCAGCAGCGCATGGGTGACCATGTCCAGGCGGGCCTGGTGGGTCTCTGCTCCGTGGAGGAGTACGAGAACGGCACCATCAAGCGCCACGAATTCACGCGCAAGGACAAGGAGGATGACCGCACCCGCCATGTCACCGAGCAGGGCGCCAACGCCGAGCCCGTGTTCCTCACCTACAAGGCCGTGCCCTACATTGATCACATCGTCAACGACATCCGGAAGCAGCCGCCGGTCTACGATGTGGTCACGCCCGATGGCATCGGCCACACCGTGTGGGTCGTCTCCGGCGAGACCGTGGTCTACGAGCTGGTGAACCTCTTCAACGGCGTGCCCGCCCTCTACATCGCCGACGGCCACCACCGCACCGCCGCCGCCATCCGCTACGCCCAGGCCCGCCGCGCCGCCGCCGGCGCCAGCGCCACCGGGGACGAGCCCTTCGAGAGCTTCATGGCCGTGGTCTTCCCCCACGACCAGCTCAAGATCATGGATTACAACCGCGTGGTGAAGGATCTCAACGGCCTGACCCAGGACGCCTTCCTCGCCAAGGTGAAGGACAAGTTCGAGGTGGCCGTCTCCGCCCACCGCGCACCCCAGGCCCCCACCACCTTCGGGATGTACCTGGGCGGCACCTGGTACGAGCTGAAGGCCAAGCCCGGCAGCTTCCCCGCCGCCGATCCCGTCCGCGGCCTCGATGTGAGCATCCTGCAGGAGAACCTGCTCAACCCGATCCTCGGCATCGATGATCCCCGCACCAACACCCGCATCGACTTCGTGGGCGGCATCCGCGGCATGGACGAACTGGAGCGCCGCGTGAAGGAAGGCTGCGCCGTGGCCTTCTCCGTGTACCCGACCTCGCTCACCCAGCTCATGAGCGTCGCCGACGCCGGCGAGGTCATGCCCCCCAAGTCCACCTGGTTCGAACCCAAGCTGCGCTCCGGACTGCTGGTCCGGATGTACGAAGGTTAA
- a CDS encoding D-isomer specific 2-hydroxyacid dehydrogenase family protein, translating to MQILIADAFDAKLPERLSPFGQVSSDMAALGQAHVLLVRSKTKVNADLLAQAPSLKLVIRGGVGMDNVDKKLCAEKGIRAVNTPRASSVAVAEMAMAFMVAIPARLIEAHTSMKEGKFLKSELKRTELFKKTLGLVGAGNIATEVAKRAQAFGMEVIAFDPFLKEHPIARMVSLDELAAKADVISLHTPLTDDTKGMINAAFLAKMKDGAILINTGRGKCVVEADLAAALQSGKLRAYGTDVWPSDPPPADCPLLTAPNVFMAPHLGASSKENLGRIGDEVVQILQDFKA from the coding sequence ATGCAGATCCTCATCGCCGACGCCTTTGACGCCAAGCTCCCCGAGCGCCTGTCCCCCTTCGGGCAGGTCAGTTCCGACATGGCCGCCCTCGGGCAGGCCCATGTCCTCCTCGTCCGCTCCAAGACCAAGGTGAACGCCGACCTTCTCGCCCAGGCCCCCAGCCTCAAGCTCGTCATCCGCGGCGGCGTGGGCATGGACAATGTGGACAAGAAGCTCTGCGCCGAGAAGGGCATCCGGGCCGTCAACACCCCCAGGGCCAGCAGCGTGGCCGTGGCGGAGATGGCCATGGCCTTCATGGTGGCCATCCCCGCCCGCCTGATCGAGGCCCACACCTCCATGAAGGAGGGCAAGTTCCTCAAGAGCGAGCTGAAGCGCACCGAGCTCTTCAAGAAGACGCTGGGCCTCGTCGGCGCCGGAAACATCGCCACCGAGGTCGCCAAGCGCGCCCAGGCCTTCGGCATGGAAGTGATCGCCTTCGATCCCTTCCTCAAGGAGCATCCCATCGCCCGCATGGTGAGCCTGGACGAGCTGGCCGCCAAGGCCGATGTCATCAGCCTGCACACGCCCCTGACCGATGACACCAAGGGCATGATCAACGCTGCCTTCCTTGCCAAGATGAAGGACGGCGCCATCCTCATCAACACCGGCCGCGGCAAGTGCGTGGTCGAGGCCGACCTCGCCGCCGCCCTGCAGAGCGGGAAACTCCGCGCCTACGGCACCGATGTGTGGCCCAGCGACCCGCCGCCCGCGGACTGCCCCCTGCTCACCGCCCCCAATGTCTTCATGGCCCCGCACCTGGGTGCCAGCTCCAAGGAGAACCTCGGCCGCATCGGCGACGAGGTGGTTCAGATTCTTCAGGATTTCAAAGCGTAA
- the serC gene encoding 3-phosphoserine/phosphohydroxythreonine transaminase, producing the protein MTHRVINFYAGPAGLPLPALERAQEELLDFAGTGMSVMEVSHRSKEYDAVHEEAIALTKELMGLPSNYKVLLLQGGAHLSFGMIPLNLLRNDKKADYIVTGNWAEKATKEAKLVAGDRVRVAASTKEQKFSRLPHADEIKVGPDSAFVHFTSNNTVEGTQWHEFPQVGKVPYICDMSSDFMWRPFDVSPFGLIYGGAQKNLGPSGVTLTIIREDFLEMCEAQDLPSYLRYKIHAEKNSLYNTPPTFGIYILRNVLAYNKSIGGLKAIEASNKKKAELLYGCVDKHSGFYKGFVTEKAHRSVMNVDFFLPTPELDDQFVKEAKKAGMVGLKGYRDIGGIRVSTYNAVTVDHVKTLVDFMEQFVKTNG; encoded by the coding sequence ATGACCCATCGCGTGATCAACTTCTACGCTGGCCCGGCGGGCCTGCCGCTGCCCGCCCTCGAGCGCGCCCAGGAAGAGCTGCTGGACTTCGCCGGCACCGGCATGTCCGTCATGGAGGTCAGCCACCGCTCGAAGGAATACGACGCGGTGCACGAGGAGGCCATCGCCCTCACCAAGGAGCTGATGGGCCTGCCCTCCAACTACAAGGTGCTGCTGCTCCAGGGCGGCGCCCACCTCAGCTTCGGCATGATCCCCCTGAACCTGCTCCGCAACGACAAGAAGGCCGACTACATCGTCACCGGCAACTGGGCCGAGAAGGCCACCAAGGAGGCCAAGCTCGTGGCCGGCGACCGCGTGCGCGTGGCCGCCAGCACCAAGGAGCAGAAGTTCAGCCGCCTGCCCCACGCCGACGAGATCAAGGTCGGCCCCGACAGCGCCTTCGTGCACTTCACCTCCAACAACACGGTCGAAGGCACCCAGTGGCACGAGTTCCCCCAGGTCGGGAAGGTGCCCTACATCTGCGACATGAGCTCGGACTTCATGTGGCGTCCGTTTGATGTGAGCCCCTTCGGCCTCATCTATGGCGGCGCCCAGAAGAACCTCGGCCCCAGCGGCGTGACCCTCACCATCATCCGCGAGGACTTCCTCGAGATGTGCGAGGCCCAGGACCTGCCCAGCTACCTGCGTTACAAGATCCACGCCGAGAAGAACTCGCTCTACAACACCCCGCCGACCTTTGGCATCTACATCCTGCGGAATGTCCTGGCCTACAACAAGAGCATCGGCGGCCTGAAGGCCATCGAGGCCAGCAACAAGAAGAAGGCCGAGCTGCTCTACGGGTGCGTCGACAAGCACAGCGGCTTCTACAAGGGCTTCGTGACCGAGAAGGCCCACCGCAGCGTCATGAATGTGGACTTCTTCCTGCCCACCCCCGAGCTGGACGACCAGTTCGTGAAGGAGGCCAAGAAGGCCGGCATGGTGGGCCTCAAGGGCTACCGCGACATCGGCGGCATCCGCGTCAGCACCTACAACGCCGTCACCGTGGATCATGTGAAGACCCTCGTGGACTTCATGGAACAGTTCGTCAAGACGAACGGGTAG
- a CDS encoding acyltransferase, producing the protein MFNRLWSTLKGAWASVVLAVNAVGIFSGMIPVALVKLALPVGFIRRGADRLLNGLAEGWIAVNGWWMALVQRTRWDVTGLEGLRRKGWYLVSSNHQSWVDILVLQKVFHRKVPFLKFFLKRQLLFVPVMGLAWWALDFPFMRRRSGSRSQDLATARKACEKFRQIPTSVMNFLEGSRFSRAKHDQQQSPYRHLLKPKVGGLATALSAMGERFDALLDVTIVYPEGVPSFWDLLSGQVKRVVVRVRELKIPTDLLTGDYEGDPVFRARLQAWVQELWAEKDARIEEIVLQGQSAQA; encoded by the coding sequence ATGTTCAACCGCCTGTGGTCCACCCTCAAAGGCGCCTGGGCCAGCGTTGTGCTGGCGGTCAATGCGGTGGGCATCTTCTCGGGGATGATCCCTGTGGCCCTGGTGAAGCTGGCCCTCCCGGTCGGCTTCATCCGGCGCGGGGCGGACCGCCTGCTCAACGGCCTGGCCGAGGGCTGGATCGCCGTGAACGGCTGGTGGATGGCCCTGGTGCAGCGCACGCGCTGGGATGTGACGGGCCTGGAGGGCCTGCGGCGAAAGGGCTGGTACCTGGTGAGCAGCAACCACCAGAGCTGGGTGGACATCCTGGTGCTGCAGAAGGTCTTCCACCGGAAGGTGCCCTTCCTGAAGTTCTTCCTCAAGCGGCAGCTGCTCTTCGTGCCGGTGATGGGCCTGGCCTGGTGGGCCCTGGATTTCCCCTTCATGCGGCGGCGCAGCGGCAGCCGGTCCCAGGACCTGGCCACGGCCCGCAAGGCCTGCGAGAAGTTCCGCCAGATCCCCACCTCGGTGATGAACTTCCTGGAAGGGAGCCGCTTCAGTCGGGCCAAACACGACCAGCAGCAATCGCCCTACCGGCACCTGCTCAAGCCCAAGGTGGGCGGGCTCGCCACGGCCCTCAGCGCCATGGGCGAGCGCTTCGATGCCCTGCTTGATGTCACCATCGTCTATCCCGAGGGTGTGCCCAGCTTCTGGGACCTGCTGTCAGGCCAGGTGAAGCGGGTGGTGGTGCGGGTGCGGGAGCTGAAGATCCCGACGGATCTGCTGACCGGCGACTATGAGGGTGATCCCGTCTTCCGCGCGCGCCTGCAGGCCTGGGTGCAGGAGCTGTGGGCGGAGAAGGACGCGCGCATCGAGGAGATCGTGCTGCAGGGGCAGTCGGCCCAGGCCTGA
- a CDS encoding metallopeptidase family protein, giving the protein MRMSDLPFRRLVDEALALVPAEFRPYLAGVPVVIEDWAPDALLDDLGVPEDETLYGLYSGRALTEGRAESGELPPRITIYRGPLLEDCRDEDELRDEIATTVIHEIAHHFGISEERLEELGWG; this is encoded by the coding sequence ATGCGCATGTCTGACCTCCCCTTCCGGCGCCTGGTGGACGAGGCGCTGGCGCTGGTGCCGGCGGAGTTCCGCCCCTACCTTGCGGGCGTCCCGGTGGTCATCGAGGACTGGGCGCCGGACGCCCTGCTGGATGACCTGGGCGTGCCCGAGGACGAGACGCTCTACGGCCTCTATTCGGGTCGGGCCCTGACCGAGGGCCGCGCGGAATCCGGCGAGCTGCCCCCCCGCATCACCATTTACCGAGGGCCATTGCTGGAGGATTGCCGGGACGAGGACGAGCTGCGGGACGAGATCGCCACCACGGTCATCCATGAGATCGCCCACCACTTCGGCATCAGCGAGGAACGGCTGGAGGAACTGGGCTGGGGTTAG
- a CDS encoding integron integrase, translating to MSDGNRQTGEGRNAGVGTAPRFLDRLRESLRVRHYSLRTEDAYLDWVRRFILFHGKRHPKDMGAPEVQAFLSHLAVDRRVAPSTQNQAKAALLFLYRHLLEVDLPWLGEVVQARRQPRLPVVLTPGEVRAVLDQMEGGMALVAQVLYGTGMRLMEGLRLRVKDVEFERREIVVRDGKGGKDRVTMLPDRLVGPLLAHLERVRALHGRDLAEGFGEVGLPDALAEKFRAAPRAWGWQWVFPSAQRSVDPRSGLVRRHHLHPESVQKAVRLAARAAELVKPVTPHVLRHSFATHLLASGHDIRTVQELLGHKDVATTMIYTHVLNRGGRGVASPLDGL from the coding sequence ATGTCTGACGGGAATAGGCAGACCGGCGAAGGGCGGAACGCGGGGGTGGGGACCGCGCCCCGATTCCTGGATCGGCTTCGCGAAAGCCTTCGGGTCCGGCACTACAGCCTGCGGACCGAGGACGCGTATTTGGACTGGGTGCGGCGGTTCATTCTCTTTCATGGCAAGCGGCATCCGAAGGACATGGGGGCGCCGGAGGTCCAGGCATTCCTGAGCCACTTGGCGGTGGATCGGCGGGTGGCGCCGTCGACGCAGAACCAGGCCAAGGCGGCCCTGCTCTTCCTCTACCGCCACTTGCTGGAGGTGGACTTGCCATGGCTGGGTGAGGTGGTCCAGGCCCGCCGACAGCCACGCCTGCCCGTGGTGCTCACGCCGGGAGAGGTGCGGGCGGTGCTGGATCAGATGGAGGGCGGCATGGCCCTGGTGGCGCAGGTGCTCTACGGTACGGGGATGCGGCTGATGGAGGGGTTGCGCCTCCGGGTGAAGGATGTGGAATTTGAACGCCGGGAGATCGTGGTGAGAGATGGAAAGGGAGGCAAGGACCGGGTCACCATGCTGCCGGATCGCCTGGTGGGGCCCCTCCTCGCGCACCTGGAGCGGGTGCGCGCCCTCCATGGCCGGGACTTGGCGGAAGGCTTCGGGGAGGTCGGGCTGCCGGATGCGCTGGCGGAGAAGTTCAGGGCTGCGCCCCGCGCCTGGGGCTGGCAGTGGGTCTTCCCCTCGGCGCAGCGCTCGGTGGACCCCCGCTCCGGCCTGGTGCGCCGCCATCACCTCCATCCCGAGAGCGTGCAGAAGGCCGTGCGGCTGGCAGCCCGGGCCGCAGAGCTGGTCAAGCCCGTCACGCCCCATGTGCTGCGCCACAGCTTCGCCACCCACCTGCTGGCCTCGGGCCACGACATCCGCACCGTGCAGGAGCTGCTGGGCCACAAGGATGTGGCCACCACGATGATCTACACCCATGTGCTGAACCGCGGCGGCCGCGGTGTGGCGAGCCCGCTGGACGGGTTGTGA